In one Brassica oleracea var. oleracea cultivar TO1000 chromosome C9, BOL, whole genome shotgun sequence genomic region, the following are encoded:
- the LOC106315067 gene encoding methyl-CpG-binding domain-containing protein 6: MGLPKTELKPVGNRKNQTTILKHHKDPSSKSLPTKSANLIGDEQESLIQGRKRRSNRLRGSESVRIGMSNGTEQTRKRAAPGDSNWLPPGWRVEDKVRTSGATAGSVDKYYYEPITGRKFRSRTEVLYYLEHGTSKKGSKKPDNTDSNSDHVEGQGSNKSSRKAKEPTPPPRPRSPPLKFDFENPPEKVSWSSANAGEEQGWTPFVGDDKVQDSLRREWCTAFTVITTKNPTKLSSLRR; the protein is encoded by the exons GTTTACCTAAAACCGAATTGAAACCGGTGGGAAACAGAAAAAACCAAACAACAATTTTGAAGCATCACAAAGATCCTTCCTCGAAATCGCTGCCGACAAAATCTGCAAATCTCATTGGTGACGAGCAAGAATCCCTAATTCAGGGGAGGAAGCGGAGAAGCAATAGGTTGAGGGGGAGTGAGAGCGTACGAATCGGGATGTCGAACGGTACGGAACAGACGCGGAAGCGTGCGGCGCCGGGAGACAGCAATTGGTTGCCACCTGGCTGGAGAGTTGAAGATAAAGTTCGAACCTCCGGTGCTACTGCTGGTTCCGTCGATAAG TACTATTACGAGCCAATCACAGGACGTAAGTTTCGATCCAGGACCGAAGTACTCTACTACTTGGAACATGGCACTTCTAAGAAAGGAAGCAAGAAACCAGACAACACTGATTCCAATTCAGAC CATGTCGAAGGGCAAGGAAGCAATAAATCCAGCAGGAAAGCTAAAGAGCCAACACCGCCGCCACGGCCACGATCCCCGCCTTTGAAGTTTGATTTTGAGAATCCGCCAGAGAAGGTAAGCTGGTCTTCGGCAAACGCGGGAGAGGAACAAGGTTGGACACCTTTTGTTGGGGACGACAAGGTTCAAGATTCATTGAGACGAGAATGGTGCACTGCGTTTACCGTCATCACGACCAAGAACCCTACTAAACTGTCGTCGTTGAGACGATGA
- the LOC106316335 gene encoding protein INVOLVED IN DE NOVO 2 isoform X1 — MPPSLSHPQMEKQQFSVGDSSGETSETKKSECTEEKFVWPWVGLVANIQTEVDKTGRRVGRSGSTFRDELIEKGFDPTRVQPIWNFKGHSGFALVEFTRDIKGFENAMNFERSYKSDGHGKKDWEKGVHLRDDDKPYGWVCREEDYNRGGIVGKNVKKKRDLKTLSQLQEEEERKMVQLVENMSQSIEMKIISKQELEHKVDETSRVLESVELHNYQLNETYKQEVEKMHANLQGLYQQILVGHDKSMSDLETEREKLENRARQIYINEAGMEKSRLEIEMNQKAMMEQNEANMEAMKLAEKHQKEKEKLHEKIMEMEAKLNETQELELEIEKLKGSTNVMKHMAGSDGDAELMEKMVKTQMELEARETALHDKIMAVTQKERMANDEYQEARKEMIQLWKENEDLVSGEKIRVKTMGHLDTKPFVLAVKKKLRCSEARAGLKAMELCSFWEGQIGNVHWHPFKVDESDGIAKLVVHKNDLKLVMLKSDYGEELYNEVVRAKVEIVEYNPSGGYVVSEMWNLEKNRKATMEEGTDVMLKMRKKLVAMKNKRKRR; from the exons ATGCCTCCTTCTCTTTCACATCCTCAA ATGGAGAAGCAGCAATTTTCAGTGGGAGATTCGTCCGGAGAGACCTCGGAGACGAAGAAAAGTGAGTGTACTGAAGAGAAGTTTGTGTGGCCATGGGTTGGTCTTGTAGCTAACATACAAACGGAGGTTGATAAAACTGGTCGGAGAGTGGGCAGAAGCGGTTCAACGTTCCGTGATGAGCTCATCGAGAAGGGGTTCGATCCAACAAGAGTCCAACCCATCTGGAACTTCAAGGGACACTCTGGTTTCGCCTTGGTGGAGTTCACCAGAGACATTAAAGGGTTCGAGAACGCCATGAACTTCGAGAGGAGTTACAAATCAGACGGCCATGGCAAGAAAGATTGGGAGAAAG GTGTTCACTTAAGAGATGATGATAAGCCCTACGGATGGGTTTGTAGAGAGGAAGACTACAACCGGGGTGGGATTGTTGGCAAGAATGTTAAGAAGAAGAGAGACTTGAAAACTTTATCACAGCTTCAAGAAGAGGAGGAAAGGAAGATGGTTCAGCTTGTTGAAAACATGTCTCAGTCCATTGAGATGAAGATAATAAGCAAGCAAGAGCTCGAACACAAAGTGGATGAGACTTCTCGTGTTCTGGAGAGTGTGGAGTTGCATAACTATCAGCTAAACGAAACGTACAAACAAG AGGTTGAGAAGATGCACGCGAACTTGCAAGGGCTGTATCAGCAGATTCTGGTAGGACATGACAAGTCTATGTCTGACCTGGAGACAGAGAGGGAGAAGCTGGAGAATCGTGCGAGGCAGATCTACATTAACGAAGCTGGGATGGAAAAATCCAGACTCGAAATAGAAATG AATCAAAAGGCTATGATGGAGCAGAATGAAGCGAACATGGAAGCCATGAAGCTTGCAGAGAAGCACCAG AAAGAGAAGGAGAAGCTTCACGAGAAGATAATGGAAATGGAAGCGAAACTAAACGAAACACAAGAGCTGGAGCTGGAGATAGAGAAGCTGAAAGGCAGCACCAATGTGATGAAGCATATGGCTGGGAGTGATGGAGATGCAGAGTTGATGGAGAAGATGGTTAAGACTCAGATGGAGCTTGAGGCTAGAGAAACAGCTCTGCATGATAAGATAATGGCTGTAACACAAAAAGAACGTATGGCCAACGACGAGTATCAAGAGGCTAGGAAAGAGATGATTCAG TTGTGGAAGGAGAACGAAGATTTGGTGAGTGGGGAGAAGATAAGAGTGAAGACGATGGGGCACTTAGACACGAAACCGTTTGTGCTAGCAGTGAAGAAGAAACTTAGATGTTCAGAAGCAAGAGCAGGGCTAAAAGCTATGGAGTTGTGTTCATTTTGGGAAGGACAAATTGGAAATGTGCATTGGCATCCGTTTAAAGTGGATGAATCTGATGGAATCGCAAAG CTAGTGGTTCATAAAAACGATTTGAAGCTGGTTATGCTGAAGAGTGACTACGGTGAGGAGCTTTACAATGAGGTGGTGAGAGCGAAAGTGGAGATAGTGGAATACAACCCGAGTGGTGGCTATGTGGTTTCGGAGATGTGGAACCTTGAGAAGAACCGAAAGGCCACGATGGAGGAAGGAACGGATGTGATGCTGAAGATGAGGAAGAAGCTCGTGGCTATGAAGAACAAGCGAAAGAGGCGTTGA
- the LOC106316335 gene encoding protein INVOLVED IN DE NOVO 2 isoform X2: MEKQQFSVGDSSGETSETKKSECTEEKFVWPWVGLVANIQTEVDKTGRRVGRSGSTFRDELIEKGFDPTRVQPIWNFKGHSGFALVEFTRDIKGFENAMNFERSYKSDGHGKKDWEKGVHLRDDDKPYGWVCREEDYNRGGIVGKNVKKKRDLKTLSQLQEEEERKMVQLVENMSQSIEMKIISKQELEHKVDETSRVLESVELHNYQLNETYKQEVEKMHANLQGLYQQILVGHDKSMSDLETEREKLENRARQIYINEAGMEKSRLEIEMNQKAMMEQNEANMEAMKLAEKHQKEKEKLHEKIMEMEAKLNETQELELEIEKLKGSTNVMKHMAGSDGDAELMEKMVKTQMELEARETALHDKIMAVTQKERMANDEYQEARKEMIQLWKENEDLVSGEKIRVKTMGHLDTKPFVLAVKKKLRCSEARAGLKAMELCSFWEGQIGNVHWHPFKVDESDGIAKLVVHKNDLKLVMLKSDYGEELYNEVVRAKVEIVEYNPSGGYVVSEMWNLEKNRKATMEEGTDVMLKMRKKLVAMKNKRKRR; the protein is encoded by the exons ATGGAGAAGCAGCAATTTTCAGTGGGAGATTCGTCCGGAGAGACCTCGGAGACGAAGAAAAGTGAGTGTACTGAAGAGAAGTTTGTGTGGCCATGGGTTGGTCTTGTAGCTAACATACAAACGGAGGTTGATAAAACTGGTCGGAGAGTGGGCAGAAGCGGTTCAACGTTCCGTGATGAGCTCATCGAGAAGGGGTTCGATCCAACAAGAGTCCAACCCATCTGGAACTTCAAGGGACACTCTGGTTTCGCCTTGGTGGAGTTCACCAGAGACATTAAAGGGTTCGAGAACGCCATGAACTTCGAGAGGAGTTACAAATCAGACGGCCATGGCAAGAAAGATTGGGAGAAAG GTGTTCACTTAAGAGATGATGATAAGCCCTACGGATGGGTTTGTAGAGAGGAAGACTACAACCGGGGTGGGATTGTTGGCAAGAATGTTAAGAAGAAGAGAGACTTGAAAACTTTATCACAGCTTCAAGAAGAGGAGGAAAGGAAGATGGTTCAGCTTGTTGAAAACATGTCTCAGTCCATTGAGATGAAGATAATAAGCAAGCAAGAGCTCGAACACAAAGTGGATGAGACTTCTCGTGTTCTGGAGAGTGTGGAGTTGCATAACTATCAGCTAAACGAAACGTACAAACAAG AGGTTGAGAAGATGCACGCGAACTTGCAAGGGCTGTATCAGCAGATTCTGGTAGGACATGACAAGTCTATGTCTGACCTGGAGACAGAGAGGGAGAAGCTGGAGAATCGTGCGAGGCAGATCTACATTAACGAAGCTGGGATGGAAAAATCCAGACTCGAAATAGAAATG AATCAAAAGGCTATGATGGAGCAGAATGAAGCGAACATGGAAGCCATGAAGCTTGCAGAGAAGCACCAG AAAGAGAAGGAGAAGCTTCACGAGAAGATAATGGAAATGGAAGCGAAACTAAACGAAACACAAGAGCTGGAGCTGGAGATAGAGAAGCTGAAAGGCAGCACCAATGTGATGAAGCATATGGCTGGGAGTGATGGAGATGCAGAGTTGATGGAGAAGATGGTTAAGACTCAGATGGAGCTTGAGGCTAGAGAAACAGCTCTGCATGATAAGATAATGGCTGTAACACAAAAAGAACGTATGGCCAACGACGAGTATCAAGAGGCTAGGAAAGAGATGATTCAG TTGTGGAAGGAGAACGAAGATTTGGTGAGTGGGGAGAAGATAAGAGTGAAGACGATGGGGCACTTAGACACGAAACCGTTTGTGCTAGCAGTGAAGAAGAAACTTAGATGTTCAGAAGCAAGAGCAGGGCTAAAAGCTATGGAGTTGTGTTCATTTTGGGAAGGACAAATTGGAAATGTGCATTGGCATCCGTTTAAAGTGGATGAATCTGATGGAATCGCAAAG CTAGTGGTTCATAAAAACGATTTGAAGCTGGTTATGCTGAAGAGTGACTACGGTGAGGAGCTTTACAATGAGGTGGTGAGAGCGAAAGTGGAGATAGTGGAATACAACCCGAGTGGTGGCTATGTGGTTTCGGAGATGTGGAACCTTGAGAAGAACCGAAAGGCCACGATGGAGGAAGGAACGGATGTGATGCTGAAGATGAGGAAGAAGCTCGTGGCTATGAAGAACAAGCGAAAGAGGCGTTGA